The genomic segment GTAATCGGCGGGATCGTACCCGTCGGCGTGGGCCTGCCGCGCGGTCGCCTATCGTGAGGGCCATGAGTGACGAGAACGAGACCCCTGACTTCGACGCGATGACCCGCGACATCGCGGACGTTCCCGCGGTCGAGGTCATCACGACGGTGGCGGTCCACCTGATGAGCGCGGCGGCCGTCAACCTGGGCCTCGCCGAGGAGGGCCCGGAGCACAAGGACCTGGACGAGGCCCGGAAGCTGATCACCGCACTGGCCGGCCTGGTCACC from the Streptomyces sp. RKAG293 genome contains:
- a CDS encoding DUF1844 domain-containing protein, yielding MSDENETPDFDAMTRDIADVPAVEVITTVAVHLMSAAAVNLGLAEEGPEHKDLDEARKLITALAGLVTAGAPEISTYHAAPLKDGLKSLQLAFREASLVPDEPGHGPGEKLTGPVYS